In a single window of the Candidatus Zixiibacteriota bacterium genome:
- a CDS encoding PAS domain S-box protein, whose product MSSGNREITSVDNQNLLKALLDDSPILVAYLDPQFDFVRVNRAYAEAHGQDPSFYPGKNHFDLYPNEENLRIFQKVIETGRPYHVEAKPFEYEKNKERGVSWFDWRLAPVRDEGGHVTALILTMADVTGHRPTESQPEKSSSVAERTRMKLATLLRATNQVQAATTERQVLDVVAPAVHDSGWASVAVYLFKDWEIVDATFVGLSEQDIEILQSGLLSPQERSSIYGSERADFRVSKSYFIPAERRSELSLSDPIRLSSRHQQVGDTWNSCDEAYVPMYGPDSAVIGVISMDDPTDGQRPSEQTFRYLEFFADLAATTVVNLRLSAEQERVVEALLESEDKYRALFNAGQDAITVAKADDIGSPGNFVEVNDIACRMWGYSRDELLQMRPVDLRDPTVPADNARFTREMTENGHSLFERTNLHKDGNQVPVEVNSHYVHLNSRPFFVAISRDITERRLAEEALRESEEKYRVLFKTMEQGVVYQNAAGEIVSANPAAERILGLTVDQMQGRTSIDPRWKAVHEDGSDFPGETHPSMIALKTGKVVNDVIMGVFNPDTETYRWILVNAVPQFTAGDDSPTQVYTTFTDITERKRAEEALQKSTDGLLKAQHVAGMGLLDWNLQTNEVLWSDEMYRLLGVDPGEYDGSLEATVRFAHPDDQEWVKEQLDLAIRGVKPYDNDHRMLRPDGKVIWVHAQAELVCDSSGKPTNLLGTMIDITARKQAEEALAQSEDRFRKLFQLAPLGYQSLDENGSFLEVNDTWCRTLGYSREEVIGRSFAEFIDPGFKDVFERCFPMFIDAGSIDGVEHTMMKKDGSRIIASFVGRVGYNDDGTFKQTHCIFEDVTERKRAAETLKHSHDLMSYIIEHNRSCVAVHDKDLKYIYVSQRYLDEYKVQERDVIGKHHYEVFPDLPRKWRDVHQKALAGEISSAEDDPYYREDGTVDWTRWECRPWYEADGSVGGIIVYTEVITERKRAEEALRESESRHRTLFEAAGDAIFIIQVTDEGPRFIDCNPKTLEIFGCTREQMIGKSPINFSPPTQPDGTDSEKRVGEIAVAAMAGESLRFEWVHCQHDGTAFDAEVTVNRLDLAGGNYLQAMVRDVTERKQARQAIEESEQKYRKLVETSQHLIWKCDAEGKFTYLNQAWEQTLGYTTKEMMGRPFGDFQRPEIHERDTKEFARHLAGGSMKGYETSHLSKSGQDVHLVFNALPLYDSDRNIIGTQGTAYDITERTRAEAALRESEELSRAVIDHSPVGISVRSRTGQLLTYNEAWREIWKVREDDMADYETRERQSLRFDHRDDYLGDWRPKVEKIYHDGGYLFIPELEIKKSRKGRHLWISQHFYAVMDEQGDVDSVVVLTSDITQRKRAEHMLRLAVEGTSAKTGEEFFQSLVQFLSQALGMQYALIGELLPGHKEQVQTLAICAGDNIVENMVYDLTGTPCENVSGKQACVYPRDIQALFPDDVDLVKLGAESYMGTPLFSSTGSALGILVVMDTKPFSNELQDTARNLLTILGARAAAEIERVRADRALIERDYTLRESQQVASLGSYDLDVAQGKWTSSDVLNTVFGIEADYKKDIDGWLQIVHPDYREELLSYLTEEVLNKHNSFDRQYRIVRRNDGKVRWVHGMGKLEFDSEGNAIRMIGTIQDITERKQAEENVRVERDRAQKYLDIAGSILVALDTDGQVTMINRAGCEILGYAKDEIEGKDWFENFLPEEHRLPTRAVFDQLMSGHIDPVEYYENPILTKSGRERLVSWHNSVLRDKNGQITGTLASAEDITEQRLANEALRASEERFRTYISHAPDAVFIADPQGRYVDVNEAAFRLTGYSIEELTNMSITDLVDPKLSNEARARFENLKESGRTSSESRFRKKDGSLVSVSLDAVALSEGLYMAFCSDITETKRLQELESRAQRLETAGQIAGQVAHDFNNLLAPLMAYPEFIREELGTDHSALKYLDDIENASRQIADINQQLLTLGRRGHYNQEVMNLNDVVSQAVRQIESPPSTLVLVSDLAEDLMNIKGGRSQVFRAISNLLVNAREAMQDIGQITLRTENFYVDEMWINYARVPQGEYVKLTITDAGCGIPDEIRQKIFEPFFTTKTADKKRGSGLGISVVDAVIKDHDGHIDLISNMGKGTSFFLYFPVTRDTVGTQLHHEIVGGRESILIVDDDKVQRDVSIKLLGSLGYHTTAVESGEEALKVLKDHAYDLLILDMIMPPGIDGAETFRQTQLVNPEQRAIIVSGFAESDRVAAALKMGAGAFVKKPLTRRRLAAAVRDELNRVTHPA is encoded by the coding sequence TTGAGTTCCGGCAATCGCGAAATCACATCAGTGGATAATCAAAACCTGTTGAAGGCGTTGCTCGATGATTCGCCGATACTCGTGGCCTACCTCGATCCGCAGTTTGATTTTGTCCGGGTGAATCGCGCCTACGCCGAGGCTCATGGGCAGGACCCTTCTTTCTATCCCGGCAAGAACCACTTTGATCTGTACCCCAACGAAGAAAACCTCCGGATATTCCAAAAGGTAATTGAGACCGGCCGACCTTATCATGTTGAGGCCAAGCCGTTTGAATACGAGAAGAACAAAGAACGTGGCGTCAGTTGGTTTGACTGGAGATTGGCGCCGGTCCGGGATGAGGGCGGACACGTAACGGCGTTGATCCTTACAATGGCCGATGTCACCGGACATAGGCCAACTGAGTCTCAACCAGAGAAGTCGTCAAGTGTTGCCGAAAGAACACGAATGAAGCTTGCCACCCTCCTCAGAGCAACCAACCAGGTCCAGGCGGCAACCACCGAACGACAGGTGCTCGATGTTGTAGCCCCCGCGGTTCACGATTCCGGTTGGGCATCTGTAGCAGTATACTTGTTCAAGGATTGGGAGATTGTCGACGCCACCTTTGTGGGGCTGAGCGAACAGGATATCGAAATCCTGCAGTCCGGACTTCTCAGCCCACAAGAGCGATCTTCAATCTACGGTTCGGAGCGAGCCGATTTCCGTGTAAGCAAATCGTATTTCATTCCCGCGGAAAGGCGGAGCGAGCTTAGTCTGTCTGATCCCATCAGACTATCCAGTCGCCACCAGCAAGTCGGAGATACGTGGAACTCATGTGATGAGGCTTATGTCCCAATGTACGGCCCCGATAGTGCGGTGATCGGGGTGATTTCCATGGACGACCCGACCGACGGCCAGCGGCCAAGTGAGCAGACCTTTCGGTATCTGGAGTTCTTTGCCGATCTGGCTGCCACAACAGTGGTCAATCTGCGGTTGTCGGCTGAACAAGAGAGGGTCGTGGAGGCATTGCTGGAGAGCGAAGACAAATATCGGGCGCTTTTCAACGCCGGCCAGGATGCAATTACAGTAGCCAAGGCCGACGATATCGGTTCCCCCGGCAACTTCGTTGAAGTGAATGATATTGCTTGTCGGATGTGGGGTTACTCCCGTGATGAACTACTCCAGATGAGACCGGTCGACCTGCGCGACCCAACTGTGCCCGCCGACAACGCCAGGTTTACGAGAGAAATGACTGAGAATGGGCACTCGCTTTTTGAACGCACAAATCTCCACAAGGATGGAAACCAAGTCCCCGTCGAAGTCAACTCGCATTACGTACATCTCAATAGTCGGCCCTTTTTCGTAGCTATTAGTCGCGATATCACCGAGCGCAGGCTGGCCGAGGAGGCGCTACGGGAGAGTGAAGAAAAGTACCGCGTCTTGTTCAAGACAATGGAACAAGGAGTGGTCTACCAGAATGCAGCCGGGGAAATCGTCTCTGCTAATCCGGCCGCTGAGCGGATCCTGGGTTTGACAGTGGATCAAATGCAAGGTCGAACATCCATTGACCCACGCTGGAAAGCTGTTCACGAAGATGGGTCCGATTTTCCGGGGGAAACACATCCTTCCATGATTGCACTCAAAACCGGCAAGGTGGTGAATGATGTGATCATGGGCGTCTTCAATCCCGATACTGAAACATATCGTTGGATACTCGTTAACGCCGTGCCACAGTTTACAGCTGGAGATGACAGCCCGACTCAGGTTTATACTACTTTCACGGACATCACAGAGCGCAAGCGAGCGGAAGAAGCTCTACAAAAGAGTACCGACGGGCTGCTTAAAGCACAGCACGTCGCAGGCATGGGTCTTTTGGACTGGAATCTCCAGACAAATGAGGTGCTTTGGTCCGATGAGATGTATCGCCTGCTTGGGGTCGATCCCGGTGAATACGATGGTAGTTTAGAAGCGACTGTCAGATTTGCACATCCGGACGATCAGGAGTGGGTTAAAGAGCAACTGGATTTGGCTATCCGCGGTGTCAAGCCATACGACAATGACCATCGCATGCTGCGTCCTGACGGTAAAGTGATTTGGGTCCATGCTCAGGCGGAGTTGGTTTGTGACTCAAGCGGAAAACCGACCAATCTCCTCGGTACCATGATCGACATCACCGCGCGCAAGCAGGCCGAGGAGGCTCTGGCTCAAAGCGAGGACCGGTTCAGAAAACTCTTTCAACTGGCTCCCCTGGGTTACCAGTCGCTTGATGAAAACGGCAGTTTTCTCGAAGTCAACGACACCTGGTGCCGGACGCTGGGCTACAGTCGCGAGGAAGTGATCGGCCGAAGCTTCGCCGAGTTTATTGATCCCGGTTTCAAGGATGTTTTTGAACGATGTTTCCCCATGTTCATAGACGCTGGTTCCATAGATGGCGTCGAACATACTATGATGAAGAAAGACGGTAGCCGCATTATCGCCTCATTTGTTGGAAGAGTCGGCTATAACGACGACGGTACGTTCAAACAGACACATTGTATCTTCGAAGATGTCACCGAACGCAAGCGGGCGGCGGAGACGCTTAAACACTCCCATGACTTGATGAGCTACATAATCGAGCACAACCGAAGCTGCGTTGCCGTCCACGACAAAGACCTAAAGTACATCTATGTCAGTCAACGTTATCTTGACGAATACAAGGTTCAGGAGCGTGATGTCATAGGCAAGCATCACTATGAGGTCTTCCCGGACCTTCCCCGGAAATGGAGAGATGTGCACCAAAAGGCGTTAGCCGGGGAGATATCAAGCGCAGAAGACGATCCTTATTACCGGGAGGACGGCACGGTAGACTGGACTCGTTGGGAATGCCGCCCGTGGTATGAGGCTGATGGCTCAGTCGGCGGAATCATAGTCTACACCGAAGTAATCACCGAACGCAAACGGGCCGAGGAGGCGCTACGCGAAAGCGAATCCAGACACCGCACCCTATTCGAAGCGGCCGGTGATGCTATTTTCATCATACAAGTAACCGACGAAGGACCGCGGTTCATTGACTGCAACCCAAAAACACTGGAGATCTTCGGCTGTACCCGGGAGCAAATGATCGGGAAGTCGCCGATCAACTTTTCGCCTCCGACCCAGCCTGACGGTACCGATTCCGAAAAGCGGGTGGGCGAGATCGCTGTGGCGGCAATGGCCGGAGAGTCGCTGCGGTTTGAATGGGTGCATTGTCAACATGATGGAACCGCTTTTGACGCCGAGGTGACGGTCAATCGGCTCGACCTGGCCGGTGGCAACTACCTGCAGGCGATGGTACGAGACGTTACCGAACGAAAACAGGCGCGGCAAGCAATCGAGGAGAGTGAACAGAAATACCGCAAACTTGTCGAAACTTCACAGCACCTGATCTGGAAATGCGATGCCGAGGGCAAGTTCACCTATCTCAATCAGGCGTGGGAACAGACGCTGGGATACACGACCAAGGAAATGATGGGCCGTCCATTCGGCGACTTTCAGCGCCCGGAAATTCACGAGCGCGACACTAAAGAATTCGCACGCCATCTCGCCGGTGGTTCCATGAAGGGCTATGAGACCTCGCACCTTTCCAAGTCTGGCCAGGACGTTCATCTGGTATTCAACGCTTTGCCTCTCTACGATAGTGACAGAAATATCATCGGTACCCAGGGCACGGCCTACGACATCACCGAACGCACTCGGGCCGAGGCGGCCTTGAGAGAGAGTGAAGAACTCAGCCGCGCCGTCATCGACCACTCACCGGTCGGCATTTCTGTGCGCAGCCGCACCGGTCAATTGCTTACGTACAATGAAGCCTGGCGAGAGATCTGGAAGGTCCGCGAAGACGACATGGCCGACTACGAAACTCGGGAACGCCAGTCATTGAGGTTCGATCACCGTGACGATTACCTTGGTGATTGGCGGCCGAAAGTAGAAAAGATCTACCATGACGGTGGCTACCTCTTCATACCGGAACTGGAAATCAAGAAGTCACGTAAAGGGCGACATCTGTGGATTTCGCAACACTTCTATGCTGTGATGGACGAGCAGGGAGATGTGGACAGTGTGGTGGTTCTCACCAGTGATATCACCCAGAGAAAGCGGGCCGAACACATGTTGCGACTGGCCGTCGAAGGAACCTCGGCCAAGACCGGTGAAGAGTTTTTTCAATCACTGGTCCAATTCTTGTCTCAAGCTCTGGGCATGCAGTACGCGCTTATCGGCGAGTTGTTGCCGGGCCACAAAGAGCAGGTGCAAACTCTGGCCATCTGTGCCGGTGACAACATTGTTGAAAATATGGTTTACGACCTGACCGGGACCCCCTGCGAGAACGTTTCAGGTAAGCAAGCCTGCGTCTACCCTCGTGATATCCAGGCTCTGTTCCCCGACGATGTGGACCTGGTGAAGCTTGGCGCTGAGAGCTACATGGGAACTCCTCTCTTCAGTTCGACCGGCAGTGCTTTGGGCATTTTGGTTGTGATGGACACCAAGCCGTTCTCGAACGAGCTGCAGGATACAGCCAGGAATCTGCTGACTATTCTCGGAGCCCGCGCTGCTGCAGAAATCGAGCGAGTTCGGGCCGATCGAGCCTTGATCGAAAGAGACTACACTCTCCGAGAGTCGCAACAGGTGGCTTCACTAGGCTCCTACGATCTTGATGTTGCCCAGGGTAAATGGACCAGCTCTGATGTTTTGAACACTGTTTTCGGTATCGAGGCCGACTACAAAAAGGACATCGACGGCTGGTTACAGATTGTACATCCCGACTACCGAGAAGAGTTGCTTTCGTACCTCACAGAAGAAGTTCTCAATAAACACAACTCTTTTGATCGACAGTATCGCATTGTACGCCGGAACGATGGCAAAGTCCGTTGGGTCCACGGCATGGGAAAACTGGAGTTTGATTCCGAAGGCAACGCCATAAGAATGATTGGCACGATCCAGGATATTACCGAACGCAAACAAGCCGAAGAGAATGTAAGAGTTGAACGTGATCGCGCCCAGAAGTATCTGGACATTGCCGGCTCTATTCTTGTGGCGCTGGATACCGATGGCCAGGTGACGATGATCAACCGAGCCGGGTGTGAGATTCTCGGTTATGCCAAGGATGAAATCGAAGGGAAAGACTGGTTTGAAAACTTCCTCCCCGAAGAACACAGATTACCAACGAGAGCGGTTTTTGACCAACTTATGTCAGGGCATATCGATCCGGTTGAGTACTATGAGAATCCCATCCTCACCAAGTCGGGCCGGGAGCGTCTGGTTTCCTGGCACAATTCTGTACTGCGAGACAAGAACGGGCAGATAACCGGAACACTCGCCTCGGCTGAGGATATAACCGAGCAGCGATTGGCCAACGAAGCACTGCGAGCCAGCGAAGAGAGATTCCGCACATATATCAGCCACGCGCCCGACGCTGTTTTTATCGCCGATCCCCAGGGTCGATATGTCGATGTCAACGAAGCTGCCTTCCGGCTGACCGGTTACTCAATAGAAGAACTGACCAACATGTCAATCACCGACTTAGTCGATCCCAAGCTAAGCAATGAAGCCAGGGCACGCTTTGAAAACCTAAAGGAATCCGGACGGACCAGTTCGGAAAGCAGATTCCGTAAAAAGGACGGTTCACTGGTCTCGGTGTCTTTGGATGCCGTTGCACTTTCCGAAGGGCTGTACATGGCCTTCTGTTCAGACATCACCGAGACCAAGCGTCTGCAAGAACTTGAGTCGCGCGCTCAACGACTGGAAACAGCTGGACAGATCGCCGGCCAGGTGGCTCACGATTTCAACAACTTGCTGGCGCCGTTGATGGCCTACCCTGAATTTATTCGTGAGGAACTCGGCACCGATCATTCCGCTCTAAAATACCTGGACGACATCGAAAACGCATCTCGACAGATCGCCGACATCAATCAACAACTGCTGACCCTGGGTCGACGTGGTCATTACAACCAGGAAGTGATGAATCTCAACGATGTGGTTTCGCAGGCGGTCAGGCAGATAGAGTCTCCGCCATCGACCTTGGTGCTGGTTTCCGACTTGGCGGAAGACCTCATGAACATCAAGGGAGGTCGATCGCAGGTGTTCCGAGCTATCTCCAACCTTCTGGTCAACGCCCGCGAGGCAATGCAGGACATCGGCCAGATCACTCTCAGGACAGAGAATTTTTACGTCGACGAAATGTGGATCAACTACGCCCGAGTACCGCAGGGAGAGTACGTCAAGCTGACCATCACCGACGCCGGTTGCGGGATTCCGGATGAAATCAGGCAGAAGATATTCGAGCCGTTCTTTACAACCAAGACAGCGGACAAAAAACGAGGGTCCGGACTGGGTATCAGTGTGGTCGACGCTGTCATCAAGGACCACGATGGACACATCGACCTGATCAGCAACATGGGCAAAGGAACCAGCTTCTTCTTGTATTTTCCGGTCACACGGGATACCGTTGGCACTCAGTTGCACCACGAGATTGTCGGCGGCAGAGAGTCGATTCTGATCGTTGACGATGACAAAGTACAGCGTGATGTTAGTATCAAGTTGCTCGGCAGCCTCGGTTACCATACCACGGCCGTCGAAAGCGGTGAAGAAGCGCTGAAGGTGCTCAAGGATCATGCATACGACCTGCTGATTCTGGACATGATAATGCCTCCGGGGATCGACGGCGCTGAGACGTTCCGACAAACACAATTGGTTAACCCCGAACAGCGGGCAATCATTGTCTCTGGTTTTGCCGAGAGCGACCGGGTCGCGGCCGCCCTAAAGATGGGCGCCGGCGCCTTTGTGAAAAAGCCGCTGACCCGTCGTCGTCTGGCTGCGGCCGTGCGCGACGAACTTAATCGCGTCACTCATCCGGCCTGA
- a CDS encoding M28 family peptidase yields the protein MFKTVITLTLLMAPLHSHTIAQDLYKVTIDSRSAADRLESCQADVVLRVENGYLVLVDSKGIERLTQSGLRCEEIATDVDRGEIALDTRLDLANRGRYPMLFEEGQVRLYRADPLVPSRLGKTTGLAGLPTGGLRIVYRESQPLNMGRLSQVMDLNALIGLVEQDSLESYSAQLETFWWRVTGTSGNYISRNWIIDKLSEFGYDSVGIDSFTTEIYGRIKKVYNVVAVKEGAEYPLHEIIVGAHRDAVPDSPGADDNGSGTVATLEIARILSTIDTRSTFKFILFDGEEQGLHGSWHYANKAAMAGDSIIFMLNMDMIAELTNTNQAYIYRGGDDIYAPLWATLADSLDGINITAILRGMSGGSDHYPFYSNGFDAIFAHERYFSQVYHTYRDSIGYMNFDYFTRMTKACLATAYAVDAAYVAQPMVLFEYDADELPIIYPGMDTTAQVSITAYAGETLLPGTTQMHYSVDGGSFVATPLDDLGDGLYSATIPAQVCLATVEYYFSGEGAASGMTYYPDTNSPYLVVAATGATTRFTDNLETDQGWTVNGNASHGAWERAEVDGGAYGAPPRDHDGSGMCYQTGESYGEDVDGGLTNVFSPVVLLGGGSPLIEYALWYSNSTGAAPHEDVLKTYYSENGGANWVQMEELGPVDDADGGWKMHRIWLDQFAPAATSVSIRFNASDYGDDSQVEAAVDAVRVVEYSCDPLILTEQLPDWTVGMPYLAQLITVGGEGNVTYSDLNNDLNGTGLSLDPSGLLSGAALSHGDLGFTAVATDTIGQDDARLFGITINVAPDIANLNLDDAFAGVAYGFQLVSTGGTGQLSWTDPSNDLSGTGLTLSVDGLLSGTPVDTGTILFTAQLEDIAGATDQQLLSLLVRVWFICGDIDHSGGLPDISDLVYLVDYMFTDGPPPAVMESADVNNSGGDIDIADLVYLVDFMFTDGPPPVCP from the coding sequence ATGTTCAAGACCGTAATCACTCTGACCCTCCTGATGGCGCCACTTCACTCACACACAATTGCCCAAGACCTTTACAAAGTAACCATCGACAGCCGAAGCGCGGCTGATCGGCTGGAAAGCTGCCAGGCGGACGTCGTGCTGAGAGTCGAAAACGGATACCTGGTGCTCGTGGATAGCAAGGGCATTGAAAGGCTGACCCAGAGCGGGTTGAGGTGCGAAGAGATTGCGACCGATGTAGACCGCGGTGAAATCGCGCTGGACACTCGGCTGGACTTGGCCAACCGCGGACGTTATCCAATGTTGTTCGAAGAAGGCCAGGTGCGTTTGTATCGTGCCGATCCATTGGTACCATCGCGTCTGGGAAAAACAACGGGGCTGGCCGGGTTGCCGACAGGTGGGTTGCGCATCGTTTACAGGGAGAGCCAACCTCTCAACATGGGACGACTGAGCCAAGTGATGGACCTGAACGCGCTGATCGGGCTGGTGGAGCAGGATTCGCTTGAGTCGTACTCGGCCCAACTGGAGACATTCTGGTGGCGTGTCACCGGTACCAGCGGCAACTATATCAGCCGGAATTGGATTATCGACAAATTGTCCGAGTTCGGCTATGACTCCGTCGGTATCGACAGCTTCACCACCGAGATTTACGGACGGATAAAAAAGGTATACAACGTCGTGGCCGTCAAAGAGGGAGCCGAGTATCCTCTGCATGAGATAATTGTAGGAGCCCATCGTGATGCCGTACCGGACTCCCCCGGCGCCGACGACAATGGTTCCGGCACGGTGGCCACTCTGGAGATAGCCCGTATCCTTTCGACCATCGATACTCGCTCCACTTTCAAGTTTATTCTGTTCGATGGCGAAGAGCAAGGTCTCCACGGCTCCTGGCACTACGCCAACAAGGCAGCTATGGCGGGCGATAGTATCATCTTCATGCTGAACATGGATATGATAGCAGAACTGACCAACACCAACCAAGCCTACATATACCGCGGAGGCGACGACATCTATGCTCCCCTGTGGGCAACTCTGGCCGACTCGCTTGACGGTATCAACATCACGGCCATCCTGCGCGGAATGAGTGGCGGTTCAGACCACTATCCGTTCTATTCGAATGGCTTCGACGCCATCTTTGCCCATGAGCGGTATTTTTCGCAAGTCTACCACACCTATCGAGACAGTATCGGCTACATGAATTTCGATTACTTCACACGCATGACCAAAGCCTGTTTGGCGACGGCCTATGCCGTCGACGCTGCTTACGTTGCTCAGCCGATGGTACTGTTTGAGTACGATGCGGATGAACTGCCTATCATATATCCGGGGATGGATACGACGGCGCAGGTTTCAATTACCGCTTACGCGGGCGAAACACTTTTGCCGGGCACGACCCAGATGCATTACTCAGTGGATGGAGGCTCATTCGTTGCCACGCCGCTTGATGACCTCGGTGATGGTCTGTACTCGGCAACGATTCCGGCCCAAGTTTGCCTGGCCACGGTAGAGTATTACTTCAGCGGCGAGGGCGCGGCCAGCGGCATGACCTACTACCCGGACACGAACTCACCCTATCTGGTCGTGGCGGCTACCGGTGCCACCACCAGGTTCACCGATAATCTCGAGACCGACCAGGGCTGGACCGTCAACGGCAACGCATCCCATGGCGCCTGGGAACGGGCGGAGGTCGATGGCGGCGCCTACGGCGCTCCGCCTCGGGATCACGACGGTTCCGGCATGTGCTACCAGACGGGGGAAAGCTACGGAGAGGATGTCGACGGCGGCCTTACCAACGTATTCTCACCGGTGGTCCTGCTTGGCGGCGGCAGTCCTCTGATCGAGTATGCGCTTTGGTATTCCAACTCCACCGGTGCTGCTCCCCACGAAGATGTTCTTAAAACCTATTACTCTGAAAACGGGGGGGCCAATTGGGTGCAGATGGAAGAACTCGGCCCGGTGGACGATGCCGACGGCGGTTGGAAAATGCACCGAATTTGGCTGGATCAGTTTGCGCCCGCAGCTACATCGGTGTCAATCCGATTCAACGCTTCGGACTATGGCGATGATTCACAGGTGGAAGCGGCGGTCGATGCCGTTCGGGTTGTTGAATACTCGTGCGATCCGCTTATTCTAACGGAGCAACTTCCCGACTGGACGGTCGGTATGCCCTACCTGGCGCAGTTGATAACGGTCGGCGGCGAGGGAAACGTGACCTACAGTGATCTGAACAACGACTTGAACGGAACCGGATTGAGCCTGGACCCCTCCGGCCTTCTTTCGGGCGCCGCGCTCAGCCACGGCGACCTGGGATTCACGGCCGTGGCCACCGACACGATCGGGCAGGACGATGCAAGACTATTCGGTATTACTATCAACGTAGCGCCGGACATCGCCAACCTGAACCTGGATGATGCCTTCGCGGGCGTGGCCTACGGATTTCAACTGGTATCTACCGGGGGGACAGGTCAACTGTCCTGGACTGACCCGAGCAACGATCTGAGTGGGACCGGTCTGACTCTGAGTGTCGACGGCCTGCTGTCCGGCACGCCGGTGGACACCGGTACGATTTTATTCACAGCCCAACTTGAAGACATTGCCGGCGCAACCGACCAACAGCTCCTTAGCCTTTTGGTTCGCGTCTGGTTTATTTGCGGTGATATCGATCACAGCGGCGGTCTGCCGGACATTTCGGATTTGGTTTACCTGGTAGACTATATGTTTACCGACGGACCGCCACCGGCGGTGATGGAATCAGCCGACGTCAACAACTCCGGCGGCGATATCGACATTGCCGATCTGGTGTATCTTGTAGACTTCATGTTCACCGACGGTCCACCACCGGTCTGCCCGTGA
- a CDS encoding DUF4430 domain-containing protein, producing the protein MKSYYRFVSIVTTLTALILIVSCSQKEEDIEVTDNEPVKQIDLADPSDSLIYEMVGVDSMTVLDVLLQQYDVKYMSSLQGAYVTRIDDVPNEGGYFWMYSVNGEMGAVACDKYTTKEGDRIRWHYRMAGTLQM; encoded by the coding sequence ATGAAATCATACTATCGATTCGTGAGCATTGTTACCACCTTGACGGCGTTGATCCTCATTGTGTCCTGTAGCCAGAAAGAGGAGGACATCGAAGTAACCGACAACGAACCGGTCAAGCAGATAGATTTGGCCGACCCATCCGACAGCCTGATTTACGAGATGGTCGGTGTGGATTCTATGACGGTGCTCGATGTCCTGTTGCAGCAGTACGATGTCAAGTACATGTCCTCGCTTCAGGGCGCCTATGTCACCAGGATCGACGACGTCCCCAATGAGGGCGGATATTTCTGGATGTACTCGGTCAACGGCGAGATGGGTGCGGTAGCCTGCGACAAGTACACCACCAAGGAAGGCGACCGGATTCGCTGGCATTATCGCATGGCCGGGACGCTGCAGATGTAA
- a CDS encoding RNA polymerase sigma factor: MFWKLLKPVHREAAIFCRRLVGNDDDGDDLYQQALLKAMRGLERLRDHDAFRPWLYRIIVNQHKNRRRSPWWRRRQPLTAENIDAIGVTDPRPTHEHRRQLRQLLTALSSEDQALVVLYEMEDWSIEQLAVAFDRPEGTIKTRLARSRKKLRERFEHDRRKTEQKQTIGDSAYALPGCDTAD, encoded by the coding sequence TTGTTTTGGAAGCTTCTGAAACCGGTGCACCGAGAGGCGGCGATCTTCTGCCGACGTTTGGTCGGGAACGACGATGATGGTGATGACTTGTATCAGCAGGCGTTGCTTAAAGCCATGCGCGGACTGGAACGGCTGCGAGATCATGACGCTTTCCGGCCCTGGTTGTATCGGATAATCGTCAACCAGCACAAGAACCGCCGGCGCAGCCCGTGGTGGCGGCGCCGACAACCTCTGACCGCCGAGAACATCGATGCCATCGGCGTAACCGATCCGCGACCGACGCACGAGCATCGTCGTCAACTTAGGCAACTCCTGACCGCCTTGTCCAGCGAGGATCAGGCGCTTGTTGTCCTCTACGAAATGGAAGACTGGTCAATCGAACAGTTGGCTGTGGCCTTCGACAGGCCGGAGGGTACGATCAAGACGCGCCTTGCCCGCAGCCGAAAAAAACTGCGCGAACGGTTCGAGCACGACCGACGGAAGACTGAACAAAAACAGACTATTGGAGATAGTGCCTATGCGTTGCCAGGATGTGATACGGCAGATTGA